Proteins found in one bacterium genomic segment:
- a CDS encoding TRC40/GET3/ArsA family transport-energizing ATPase, which yields MRVILFTGKGGVGKTTMSAATAVACARAGKRTIVLSTDAAHSLGDAFGVTIGGEPITIEKNLTALEVNVHLELKRNWGRIQKYISQFLLSQGYRDIVAEELAILPGMEDLFSLIKLLDLESGGKFDVAIIDCAPTGSTLQLLGLSDVLAWYMERFYDIEKKIALALKPVMERIIKAPMPDKEVYANIERIYERLMSVRELLADPKRSTVRLVTNAEKMVIQETQRAFTYLSLFGYPVDAVIANRLLPDAAKTGWFNEWARLQDKYMSQIRASFDPLPIFKAPLYPHEMIGPDALGRLAADVYGDTAADGILFADKPFTLAGEPGRYQMAIELPNVEKGDINLWSKHGELIISIGNFQRNFILPRTLADHHVTKAKLEKGVFHVTFERHE from the coding sequence ATGCGCGTCATTTTGTTCACCGGCAAGGGCGGCGTCGGCAAGACGACCATGTCCGCGGCGACCGCGGTGGCGTGCGCGCGCGCGGGCAAGCGGACGATCGTGCTTTCGACGGACGCCGCGCACTCGCTTGGCGATGCGTTCGGCGTGACCATCGGCGGCGAACCGATCACCATCGAAAAGAACCTGACCGCGCTCGAGGTGAACGTCCACCTGGAGCTCAAGCGCAACTGGGGCCGCATCCAGAAATACATTTCGCAGTTCCTGCTCTCGCAAGGCTATCGGGACATCGTCGCGGAGGAGCTCGCCATCCTGCCCGGGATGGAAGACCTGTTTTCGCTCATCAAGCTGCTCGACCTGGAATCCGGGGGGAAATTCGACGTCGCCATCATCGACTGCGCGCCGACGGGCAGCACGTTGCAACTGCTCGGCCTGTCCGACGTGCTCGCGTGGTACATGGAGCGTTTCTACGACATCGAAAAGAAGATCGCGCTGGCGCTGAAGCCGGTGATGGAGCGCATCATCAAGGCGCCCATGCCCGACAAGGAGGTGTACGCGAACATCGAGCGCATCTACGAGCGGCTGATGAGCGTGCGCGAATTGTTGGCCGACCCCAAACGCAGCACCGTGCGCCTTGTGACGAACGCGGAAAAAATGGTCATCCAGGAGACGCAGCGCGCCTTCACGTACCTTTCGCTGTTCGGTTATCCGGTCGACGCGGTGATCGCCAACCGCCTGTTGCCGGACGCCGCCAAGACAGGCTGGTTCAACGAGTGGGCGAGACTTCAGGACAAATACATGAGCCAGATCCGCGCCTCGTTCGATCCGTTGCCGATATTCAAGGCGCCGCTCTACCCGCACGAGATGATCGGGCCCGACGCGCTTGGCCGGCTTGCCGCCGACGTGTACGGCGATACCGCCGCGGACGGGATCCTTTTCGCGGACAAGCCGTTCACGCTCGCGGGGGAGCCGGGCCGCTACCAGATGGCGATCGAATTGCCGAACGTGGAAAAGGGCGATATCAACCTCTGGTCAAAACACGGCGAGCTCATCATCTCCATCGGCAACTTCCAGCGGAATTTCATTTTGCCGCGCACGCTCGCGGATCATCACGTCACCAAGGCGAAGCTCGAAAAAGGCGTCTTCCACGTGACGTTCGAAAGGCACGAGTGA
- a CDS encoding ABC-F family ATP-binding cassette domain-containing protein yields MSLVVFDNVSLNFGQKTILDNASLRIAAHDRIGLVGLNGTGKSTILRLILGKQSVDGGQIVRARGLRMGYLPQEIGELGGGRLLATVLAAAPGREALLTHLAQTEAQLAESTDADEQMELAETLADLHDEITHFETAFAPHAAEKILLGLGFEERDFDRHLAEFSGGWRMRAALAGLLFQKPDLLLLDEPTNHLDVPSLLWFDDFLKNEKQATFVMISHDREFLNRQIDRVVALEIEGVRTYSGNFEQYLVQREEEERILIARVKNQERMIAETERFIRRFRAKSTKARQVQDRVKKLEKIERVEAPISARTLEFSFDPTPRSGRDVIRVAHLSKSFGDLRLFRDLSLTVHRGDRIGIIGRNGAGKTTLLRMMAGELLPDAGQVQPGSNVEAAYYAQHHADQLSGEASILTEVWSIDRSAGQTRVRTICGIFLFSGDDVEKPCGVLSGGEKARVVLAKLMMKPGNLLLMDEPTNHLDLYATEALGEALETYDGTIVFVSHNRAFVNRLATKIWDLDGTGVTEYLGNLDDYQYHLQQRAKAALAGVVADRGMIGERIAKTREAEAAARNARTSSSPATAGGSPKKAAPESEAPRAPETADARKEARREAVRRREEHRKRFGPLEKEVADLEKRIARLEEEQTALSNKLADPEFYADVARSRDASIAYKRNQEKIDELMARWEGKQKQLEEAERLEV; encoded by the coding sequence ATGAGCCTCGTCGTTTTCGACAACGTATCGCTGAACTTCGGCCAGAAGACGATCCTCGACAACGCGTCGCTGCGCATCGCCGCGCACGACCGCATCGGGCTCGTGGGGCTGAACGGAACGGGCAAGTCCACGATTCTGCGGCTGATTCTCGGCAAGCAGTCCGTCGACGGCGGGCAGATCGTGCGCGCGCGCGGACTGCGTATGGGGTATCTGCCGCAGGAGATCGGCGAACTCGGCGGCGGGCGCCTGCTCGCGACCGTGCTCGCCGCCGCGCCCGGACGCGAGGCGCTATTGACGCACCTCGCGCAAACGGAAGCGCAGCTTGCGGAATCGACCGACGCCGACGAGCAGATGGAACTTGCCGAGACGCTCGCCGATCTGCACGACGAGATCACGCACTTCGAAACCGCGTTCGCGCCGCACGCCGCGGAGAAGATTCTGCTCGGCCTGGGTTTCGAGGAGAGGGATTTCGATCGCCATCTCGCGGAGTTTTCCGGCGGTTGGCGCATGCGCGCGGCGCTGGCGGGGCTGCTTTTCCAGAAGCCCGACCTTCTGCTGCTGGACGAGCCGACCAATCACCTGGACGTGCCGTCGCTGCTGTGGTTCGACGATTTTCTGAAGAACGAGAAGCAGGCGACGTTCGTGATGATCAGCCACGACCGCGAGTTCCTGAACCGGCAGATTGACCGCGTCGTGGCGCTCGAGATCGAGGGTGTGCGGACGTATTCCGGCAATTTCGAGCAATACCTCGTCCAGCGCGAGGAAGAAGAACGCATCCTGATCGCGCGCGTGAAGAATCAGGAGCGCATGATCGCGGAGACGGAGCGCTTCATCCGGCGCTTCCGCGCGAAATCGACCAAAGCGCGGCAGGTGCAGGACCGCGTCAAGAAGCTCGAGAAAATTGAGCGCGTCGAGGCGCCGATCAGCGCGCGCACGCTCGAGTTTTCGTTCGATCCCACGCCGCGTTCCGGGCGCGACGTCATCCGCGTGGCGCACCTGTCCAAGTCATTCGGCGATCTGCGCCTGTTTCGCGATCTGTCGCTCACGGTGCATCGCGGCGACCGCATCGGCATCATCGGGCGCAACGGCGCGGGCAAGACGACGCTGCTCCGGATGATGGCCGGCGAGCTTTTGCCTGACGCGGGGCAGGTGCAGCCCGGATCCAACGTCGAGGCGGCGTATTACGCGCAGCACCACGCGGATCAACTCTCCGGCGAGGCGTCGATCCTCACGGAGGTCTGGTCGATCGACCGGTCCGCCGGTCAGACGCGCGTGCGCACGATCTGCGGCATTTTCCTTTTTTCGGGCGACGACGTGGAAAAGCCGTGCGGCGTGCTGTCGGGCGGCGAAAAGGCGCGCGTCGTGCTCGCGAAACTCATGATGAAGCCGGGCAACCTTTTGCTGATGGACGAGCCGACCAATCATCTCGATCTTTACGCGACCGAGGCGCTCGGCGAGGCGCTCGAAACGTACGACGGCACGATCGTGTTCGTCAGCCACAACCGCGCATTCGTGAATCGGCTGGCGACGAAGATCTGGGACCTGGACGGCACGGGTGTGACGGAATACCTCGGCAATCTGGACGACTATCAGTATCACCTGCAACAGCGCGCCAAGGCCGCCCTGGCCGGGGTTGTGGCGGATCGCGGCATGATCGGGGAACGCATCGCGAAAACGCGCGAGGCCGAGGCGGCCGCGCGAAACGCCCGAACGTCGTCTTCACCGGCGACGGCGGGCGGCTCGCCGAAGAAGGCCGCGCCCGAAAGCGAGGCGCCGCGCGCGCCGGAAACCGCGGACGCCCGCAAGGAGGCGCGGCGCGAGGCCGTCAGGCGCCGCGAGGAGCACCGGAAACGCTTTGGCCCGCTCGAAAAAGAGGTGGCCGATCTGGAAAAGCGGATCGCGCGCCTGGAGGAAGAACAGACCGCGTTGTCGAACAAGCTCGCCGATCCGGAGTTCTACGCCGACGTCGCCCGCTCGCGCGATGCCTCGATTGCTTACAAGCGCAATCAGGAAAAAATCGACGAGCTCATGGCACGATGGGAGGGCAAGCAGAAACAACTGGAAGAGGCCGAAAGACTGGAAGTCTGA
- the msrB gene encoding peptide-methionine (R)-S-oxide reductase MsrB — protein MSRKIEKTDTEWRELLSPEQFHVLRDKGTERPGTGEYVHSKTPGVFHCAACGQPLFDSETKYESGTGWPSFWEPIDKEAVDLETDRSLFMKRTEVVCSRCGSHLGHVFDDGPPPTGKRYCMNSVALKLEPKKD, from the coding sequence ATGAGCCGGAAGATCGAAAAAACGGATACCGAGTGGAGGGAGTTGCTCTCGCCCGAACAGTTTCACGTCCTGCGCGACAAAGGTACCGAGCGGCCGGGCACGGGCGAATACGTGCACTCGAAAACGCCCGGCGTGTTCCACTGCGCCGCCTGCGGTCAGCCGCTTTTCGATTCGGAGACGAAATACGAATCGGGTACCGGCTGGCCGAGCTTCTGGGAGCCCATCGACAAGGAAGCGGTGGATCTTGAAACCGACCGCTCCCTGTTCATGAAACGCACCGAGGTCGTGTGCTCGCGCTGCGGCTCGCACCTGGGACACGTGTTCGACGACGGCCCGCCGCCGACCGGCAAACGCTACTGCATGAATTCGGTGGCGCTGAAGCTCGAACCGAAAAAAGACTGA